The Streptomyces lienomycini sequence GGCCGAAACCCCAGGTGGCCGCGGGATTCGCCCGCCCCGCGACCACGGAGGGTGCCCGATGTGCCACGTATCGGACACAAGTGGCTGTGCAACCCTGGCCCGAGTTCCGCCGTCTCAGCTACGGAGGGACGATGGTGAGGAACCGGTGGACAACCACCGGAACCGACCGACCCGACCCTGAGCGCAGGGGGTAACCGACCGGACGAACACCCGAGGAGCACATGTCCGCCGAGAGCACGCCGGATCCCGCGATACCCGGCCCCGGCCGGTCCACCGCCACCGGACCCGGCCACCGGGGCAAGGGCCGCCGCCGCAAGCCCAGATCGGGCCGGCGCAAGGCCCTCCTCGTCGCCGCCTGGAGCGCCGCCGGCATCGTGGTCCTGGGCGGCACCGGAGCCGGAGTCCTGTACTTCAAGCTCAACGGCAACCTCACCAGCGTCGACATCGACCAGGCGCTCGGCGCCGACCGGCCCGAGAAGACCGACAACGGCTCCGAGAACATCCTGGTCCTCGGCTCCGACACCCGCGCCGGCGGCAACAAGAAGCTCGGCGGCGGCACCGACGACGGCACCGCCCGCTCGGACACGGCGATGATCGTGCACGTCTACAAGGGCCACAAGAAGGCCAGCGTGGTCTCCATCCCGCGCGACACCCTCGTCGACCGCCCCGACTGCACCGACACCGGCGGCGGCGACCACCCCGCCGCCGAGGGCGTCATGTTCAACTCCGCCTACTCCACCGGCGGCGCCGCCTGCGCCGTGAAGACCGTCGAGTCCCTCAGCGGCCTGCGCATGGACCACTACCTGGAGGTCGACTTCAACGGCTTCCAGAACCTCGTCGACGACCTCGGCGGCGTCAACGTCACCACCACCGAGGACATCAAGGACCCCGACAGCCACCTCGACCTCCGGGCCGGCACCCACCGGCTCGACGGCGAGCAGGCCCTCGGCCTGGTCCGCACCCGGCACGGCGTCGGCGACGGCTCCGACCTCGGCCGCATCCAGCTCCAGCAGGCCTTCGTCAAGGCCCTGGTCGACCAGGTCAAGAACGTCGGCCTGCTCGGCAACCCCAAGAAGCTGTACGACATCGCCGACACCGCCACCAAGACCGTGACCACCGACTCCGACCTGGGCTCGGTCAACTCCCTGATGTCCTTCGCGAGCGGCCTCAAGGGCATCGGCCCCGGCAACATGCACATGGTCACCATGCCGGTGGTCTACGACCCCGCCGACGCCAACCGCGTCCTGGTGGAGAAGACCAAGGCGGAGCAGGTCTGGACGGCCCTGAAGAACGACCGGCCGATCCCCGCGAGCGCCACCGAGGGCACCGCCACCGGCGAGGCCAAGGGCGTCGTGAACGCCGGGGAATAGATCACCGCCGCCCCCGGTTTTGGGGGATGGCCCCAGTCCTGGCAGACTGGTACGTCGGCTCCGGTTCACGCTCCCGCATCCCGCGGCTGCGACCCGGCGCCCTCCAGGAACAGTAGGAGACACCTTGAAGCGCGACATCCACCCCGAGTACGTCGAGACGCAGGTCAGCTGCACCTGTGGCGCGTCGTTCACCACCCGCAGCACCATCGACTCCGGCACCATCCGGGCCGAGGTCTGCTCCGAGTGCCACCCGTTCTACACGGGCAAGCAGAAGATCCTCGACACCGGTGGCCGCGTGGCCCGCTTCGAGGCCCGCTTCGGTAAGGCTGCCGGCTCCAAGAAGTAGCGAGCCTCCAACCGCCGGTCCACGGCCGCATCCCCTCCCGGGGAGCGCCGGGACCGGCGTTTTTGGTCGCCCGTCTTCCCCTTCCCAAGCAGTAGCAGGAGCCCAAGATGTTCGAGGCCGTCGAGGAACTCGTCGCCGAGCACGCCGACCTGGAGAAGAAGCTCGCCGACCCGTCGGTCCACGCCGACCAGGCCAACGCGCGCAAGCTGAACAAGCGGTACGCCGAGCTCACCCCGATCGTCGCCACGTACCGCTCCTGGAAGCAGACCGGCGAGGACGCCGAGACCGCCCGCGAGTTCGCCGCCGACGACCCCGACTTCGCCGCCGAGGTCAAGGAACTGGAGAAGCGGCGCGAGGAACTCACCGAGAAGCTGCGCCTGCTGCTCGTCCCGCGCGACCCCAACGACGACAAGGACGTCATCCTCGAGGTCAAGGCCGGCGCCGGCGGCGACGAGTCGGCGCTCTTCGCCGGCGACCTGCTGCGCATGTACCTGCGCTACGCCGAGCGGGTCGGCTGGAAGACCGAGATCATCGACTCCACCGAGTCCGAGCTGGGCGGCTACAAGGACGTCCAGGTCGCCGTGAAGACCAAGGGCGGCCAGGGCGCCACCGAGCCCGGCCAGGGCGTCTGGGCGCGGCTCAAGTACGAGGGCGGCGTGCACCGCGTGCAGCGGGTGCCCGCGACCGAGTCCCAGGGCCGGATCCACACCTCCGCGGCGGGTGTCCTGGTGACCCCCGAGGCCGAGGAGATCGACGTCGAGATCAACCCGAACGACCTCCGCATCGACGTCTACCGTTCCTCCGGGCCCGGCGGCCAGTCCGTCAACACCACCGACTCCGCCGTGCGCATCACGCACCTGCCGACCGGAGTAGTCGCCTCCTGCCAGAACGAGAAGAGCCAGCTGCAGAACAAGGAGCAGGCGATGCGTATCCTGCGCTCCAGGCTGCTCGCGGCGGCGCAGGAGGAGGCGGAGAAGGAGGCCGCGGACGCCCGCCGCAGCCAGGTCCGCACCGTTGACCGCTCCGAGAAGATCCGTACGTACAACTTCCCGGAGAACCGCATCTCGGACCACCGCGTCGGCTTCAAGGCGTACAACCTGGACCAGGTCCTGGACGGCGACCTCGACTCGGTGATCCAGGCCTGCGTCGACGCGGACTCGGCCGCCAAGCTCGCCGCCGCGTAAGACGCGTCCGTCACGTCAGACAGCTCGGAGGACCAGCGTGCAGCAACATCACGGGGGGCGACCCCCGAACCCCCGCAGCGTGCTGCTCGCGGAGGTGGCCCAGGCCACCCAGCGGCTGGCCGACGCCGGCGTGCCCTCGCCGCGCACCGACGCGGAGGAGCTCGCCGCGCACCTGCACGGAGTGAAGCGGGGCCAGCTGCACACCGTGCCGGACGCGGAATTCGACGCCCGGTACTGGGAGGTCGTCGCCCGCCGCGAGGCCCGCGAGCCGCTCCAGCACATCACCGGCCGCGCCTACTTCCGCTACCTGGAGCTCCAGGTCGGCCCCGGCGTCTTCGTGCCCCGCCCCGAGACCGAGTCGGTCGTCGGGTGGGCCATAGACGCGGTGCGCGCCATGGACGTCGTCGAGCCCCGCATCGTCGACCTGTGCACCGGCTCCGGCGCCATCGCGCTGGCGCTCGCCCAGGAGGTGCCGCGCTCGCGCGTGCACGCCGTGGAGCTGTCCGAGGACGCCCTCAAGTGGACGCGCAAGAACATGGAGGGGTCCAGGGTCGACCTGCGCCAGGGAGACGCCCTGACGGCCTTCCCCGACCTCGACGGCCACGTCGACCTGGTGGTCTCCAACCCGCCGTACATCCCGCTCACCGAGTGGGAGTACGTCGCCCCCGAGGCCCGCGACCACGATCCGCAGCTGGCCCTGTTCTCCGGCGAGGACGGCCTCGACCTGATCCGCGGCCTGGAACGCACCGCGCACCGCCTGCTGCGCCCCGGCGGCGTGGTCGTCGTCGAGCACGCCGACACCCAGGGCGGCCAGGTGCCCTGGATCTTCACCGAGGAGCGGGGCTGGGCCGACGCGGCCGACCACCCCGACCTCAACAACCGGCCCAGGTTCGCGACCGCCCGCAAGGCACTGCCGTGAGCACAGCCCCGACTTCGATCCCGCAGTACGTGTACGAGGAGGCCAGCTAAATGGCACGGCGATACGACACCAACGACGCGACCGACCGAGTGACCGGTCTGCGCGAGGCCGCGTCCGCCGTCCGCCGTGGCGAACTGGTGGTGCTGCCGACGGACACCGTGTACGGCATCGGCGCCGACGCCTTCACCCCGGACGCCGTCGGCGACCTGCTCGAGGCCAAGGGGCGGGGCCGCACCATGCCCTCGCCCGTCCTCATCGGCTCGCCCAACACCCTGCACGGCCTGGTCACGGACTTCTCCGAGATGGCCTGGGAGCTGGTCGACGCCTTCTGGCCGGGCGCGCTGACGCTGGTCGCCAAGCACCAGCCGTCGCTGCAGTGGGACCTCGGCGAGACCCGCGGCACGGTGGCCGTGCGGATGCCGCTGCACCCGGTCGCCATCGAGCTGCTCACCGAGGTCGGCCCGATGGCCGTGTCCTCCGCCAACCTGACCGGCCACCCCGCCCCCGAGGACTGCGACGCCGCCCAGCAGATGCTCGGCGACTCCGTCTCCGTCTACCTCGACGGCGGCCCCACCCCCGGCATCGTCCCCTCGTCCATCGTCGACGTCACCCGCGAGGTGCCCGTGCTGCTGCGCGCGGGCGCGTTGTCGGCGGAGGAGCTGCGCAAGGTGGTACCCGACCTCGAGGTGGCGAATTGACGGCCCCTGAGACGGGGCGTGGCATAGGCAACGGGGAACGCGCCGCGGAGATCACGACGACCTTCGTCGGACTCCCGCGCGACAGCTTCCGCATCCTCCACGTCAGCACCGGCAACGTCTGCCGCTCGCCCATCACCGAGCGGCTGACCCGGCACGCCGTGAAGGAGCGGCTCGGCGTCCTGGGCGGCGGCCTGATCGTGGAGAGCGCCGGCACCTGGGGCCACGAGGGCGCCCCCATGGAGGCGAACGCCGAGACGGTCCTCGCGGACTTCGGCGCGGACGCCGCCGGGTTCACCGGGCGCGAGCTGCTCGACGAACACGTGATCCGCGCCGACCTGGTGCTCACCGCGACCCGGGACCACCGGGCCCAGGTCATCTCCATGGGCCACTCGGCGGGCCTGCGCACCTTCACCCTCAAGGAGTTCACCCGCCTGGTGAACGCCATCGACCCGGCCACGCTGCCGCCCCTGGAGGACGGCGTGGTGACCCGGGCGCGCGCCCTGGTCCGCGCGGCCGCGGCGCTGCGCGGATGGCTGCTGGCGCCCACGGTGGAGGCGGACGAGGTGTACGACCCGTACGGTGCGCCGCTGCCGTTCTTCCGGTCCGTCGGGGACGAGATACACCAGGCGCTCGACCCGGTGGTGACGGCGCTGACGGGGGTCCCCGCGCGGGCGTGAGGCGGGGCGGGCCCACCGGGCCTACATTGGTCGTACGTCACCGTCGACGCACGCCCGGAGCCCACCATGTCGGTCACCCACGACGTCCCCCAGGCCGATGACAGCATGCTCGGGGACCTGGGCCGCCAGGATCCCCGGCTCGCCGAGATCCTGTTCGCCGAACGCCGCCGGCAGTCGACGACCCTGCAGCTGATCGCCGCCGAGAACTTCACGTCCCCCGCCGTGCTGGCCGCGCTCGGCTCCCCGCTGGCCAACAAGTACGCCGAGGGCTACCCGGGCGCCCGGCACCACGGCGGCTGCGAGATCGTCGACGTCGCCGAACGGCTCGCCGTCGAGCGGGCCCGGGACCTCTTCGGCGCCGAGCACGCCAACGTGCAGCCCCACTCCGGATCCTCCGCCGTACTGGCCGCCTACGCCGCCCTGCTGCGCCCCGGCGACACCGTCCTCGCCCTCGGCCTGCCCCACGGCGGGCACCTCACCCACGGCTCGCCCGCGAACTTCTCCGGCCGCTGGTTCGACTTCGTCGGCTACGGCGTGGACGCGGAGACCGGGCTGATCGACTACGACCAGGTGCGCGCCCTGGCCCGCGCCCGCCGCCCCAAGGCGATCGTGTGCGGCTCGATCGCCTACCCCCGCCACATCGACCACGCCTTCTTCCGCGAGGTCGCCGACGAGGTGGGCGCCTACCTCATCGCGGACGCCGCCCACCCGATCGGGCTGGTCGCGGGGGGAGCGGCGCCCAGCCCGGTGCCGTACGCGGACATCGTCTGCGCCACCACGCACAAGGTGCTGCGCGGGCCGCGCGGCGGCATGGTGCTGTGCGGGAGCGAGCTGGCCGAGCGGGTGGACCGGGCCGTCTTCCCCTTCACCCAGGGCGGCGCGCAGATGCACACCATCGCCGCCAAGGCCGTCGCCTTCGGCCAGGCGTCGACCCCGGCCTTCGCCGCCTACGCCCACCAGGTCGTCGCCAACGCCCGCGCCCTCGCCGCCCATCTGGCCGCCGAGGGCCTGGCCGTCACCACCGGCGGCACCGACACCCACCTGCTCACCGTCGACCCCGCCCCGCTCGGCGTCGACGGGCGGACCGCACGCGGCCTGCTCGCGGCCGGCGGAGTCGTCCTGGACTGCTGCGCGCTGCCGCACGCGGACGCCCGCGGGCTGCGCCTGGGCACGGCGGCCGTCACCACG is a genomic window containing:
- a CDS encoding LCP family protein, coding for MSAESTPDPAIPGPGRSTATGPGHRGKGRRRKPRSGRRKALLVAAWSAAGIVVLGGTGAGVLYFKLNGNLTSVDIDQALGADRPEKTDNGSENILVLGSDTRAGGNKKLGGGTDDGTARSDTAMIVHVYKGHKKASVVSIPRDTLVDRPDCTDTGGGDHPAAEGVMFNSAYSTGGAACAVKTVESLSGLRMDHYLEVDFNGFQNLVDDLGGVNVTTTEDIKDPDSHLDLRAGTHRLDGEQALGLVRTRHGVGDGSDLGRIQLQQAFVKALVDQVKNVGLLGNPKKLYDIADTATKTVTTDSDLGSVNSLMSFASGLKGIGPGNMHMVTMPVVYDPADANRVLVEKTKAEQVWTALKNDRPIPASATEGTATGEAKGVVNAGE
- the rpmE gene encoding 50S ribosomal protein L31, with the translated sequence MKRDIHPEYVETQVSCTCGASFTTRSTIDSGTIRAEVCSECHPFYTGKQKILDTGGRVARFEARFGKAAGSKK
- the prfA gene encoding peptide chain release factor 1, whose amino-acid sequence is MFEAVEELVAEHADLEKKLADPSVHADQANARKLNKRYAELTPIVATYRSWKQTGEDAETAREFAADDPDFAAEVKELEKRREELTEKLRLLLVPRDPNDDKDVILEVKAGAGGDESALFAGDLLRMYLRYAERVGWKTEIIDSTESELGGYKDVQVAVKTKGGQGATEPGQGVWARLKYEGGVHRVQRVPATESQGRIHTSAAGVLVTPEAEEIDVEINPNDLRIDVYRSSGPGGQSVNTTDSAVRITHLPTGVVASCQNEKSQLQNKEQAMRILRSRLLAAAQEEAEKEAADARRSQVRTVDRSEKIRTYNFPENRISDHRVGFKAYNLDQVLDGDLDSVIQACVDADSAAKLAAA
- the prmC gene encoding peptide chain release factor N(5)-glutamine methyltransferase; the encoded protein is MLLAEVAQATQRLADAGVPSPRTDAEELAAHLHGVKRGQLHTVPDAEFDARYWEVVARREAREPLQHITGRAYFRYLELQVGPGVFVPRPETESVVGWAIDAVRAMDVVEPRIVDLCTGSGAIALALAQEVPRSRVHAVELSEDALKWTRKNMEGSRVDLRQGDALTAFPDLDGHVDLVVSNPPYIPLTEWEYVAPEARDHDPQLALFSGEDGLDLIRGLERTAHRLLRPGGVVVVEHADTQGGQVPWIFTEERGWADAADHPDLNNRPRFATARKALP
- a CDS encoding L-threonylcarbamoyladenylate synthase, with translation MARRYDTNDATDRVTGLREAASAVRRGELVVLPTDTVYGIGADAFTPDAVGDLLEAKGRGRTMPSPVLIGSPNTLHGLVTDFSEMAWELVDAFWPGALTLVAKHQPSLQWDLGETRGTVAVRMPLHPVAIELLTEVGPMAVSSANLTGHPAPEDCDAAQQMLGDSVSVYLDGGPTPGIVPSSIVDVTREVPVLLRAGALSAEELRKVVPDLEVAN
- a CDS encoding arsenate reductase/protein-tyrosine-phosphatase family protein, whose amino-acid sequence is MTAPETGRGIGNGERAAEITTTFVGLPRDSFRILHVSTGNVCRSPITERLTRHAVKERLGVLGGGLIVESAGTWGHEGAPMEANAETVLADFGADAAGFTGRELLDEHVIRADLVLTATRDHRAQVISMGHSAGLRTFTLKEFTRLVNAIDPATLPPLEDGVVTRARALVRAAAALRGWLLAPTVEADEVYDPYGAPLPFFRSVGDEIHQALDPVVTALTGVPARA
- a CDS encoding serine hydroxymethyltransferase, which gives rise to MSVTHDVPQADDSMLGDLGRQDPRLAEILFAERRRQSTTLQLIAAENFTSPAVLAALGSPLANKYAEGYPGARHHGGCEIVDVAERLAVERARDLFGAEHANVQPHSGSSAVLAAYAALLRPGDTVLALGLPHGGHLTHGSPANFSGRWFDFVGYGVDAETGLIDYDQVRALARARRPKAIVCGSIAYPRHIDHAFFREVADEVGAYLIADAAHPIGLVAGGAAPSPVPYADIVCATTHKVLRGPRGGMVLCGSELAERVDRAVFPFTQGGAQMHTIAAKAVAFGQASTPAFAAYAHQVVANARALAAHLAAEGLAVTTGGTDTHLLTVDPAPLGVDGRTARGLLAAGGVVLDCCALPHADARGLRLGTAAVTTQGMGEREMRAVATLLGAVLRGETDAARARDDVRDLVAQFPPYPD